The DNA segment CGTTCTCGGCCTGCACCTCGATGCGCAGGTGCCCCTCGATGCGCGAGATGGGGTCGACGACGACGCGCGTGCTAGCCATGGGTCGATTCCTCCTTCGTGGCAGGGGCGGCCGTGGCGGCGCTCCCGGCTTCCGCCTTCCGGCGATGGCGGATCTGGTAAATCCCGGTGGCGGTGGCGTGCAGGGCGACCCCGGCGGTCACCGCCCCGGCGAGCGTCGCCCCGATCAGGTCGGCCCGGCGCTCCACCCCGATCCCAACCACGCCGGGGAGCCGGTCGTAGAAGGGGGTCATCGTGTCCCAGAAGTACGGCTCGGTGCAGCCGATGCACGGGTGCCCGGCCCCGATCGGCCAGCTGGTGCGCGTGTTCCACAGGAAGATCGGGCACGGCGAGAACGTCGCCGGTCCCTTGCAGCCGACGTGGTAGAGGCACCACCCCTTCCGCGCCGCCTCGTCATCGAACTCCTCGACGTACTGCCCGGCGTCGAAGTGTGCGCGCCGAGGGCACTGGTCGTGGATCCGCTTCCCGTAGGCGAACAGCGGACGCCCCTCGCCATCCACCGCCGGCAGGCGACTGAAGGTGAGGTAGTGCGCAATCGTCGCCGTGATGACGTCGCCGATGGGCGGGCAACCCGGAATGTTCACCACCGGCTTGTT comes from the Gemmatimonadetes bacterium SCN 70-22 genome and includes:
- a CDS encoding Ni/Fe hydrogenase codes for the protein MHGPSTHPWVDGETLGAHLDERGIGRREFLEFCGKMVAILGLANSALPRMAEALQSLRRPSVVWLQLQECTGCVESLLRSAEPTVGDLVLDVISLDYQHTLMAAAGSDIERALQSAMAENKGKYVLVVTGSIPTRENGIYCTIGGRPAQEILEEAAAGAAAILAVGACAYWGSVQAARPNPTGAVGVRDIIKNKPVVNIPGCPPIGDVITATIAHYLTFSRLPAVDGEGRPLFAYGKRIHDQCPRRAHFDAGQYVEEFDDEAARKGWCLYHVGCKGPATFSPCPIFLWNTRTSWPIGAGHPCIGCTEPYFWDTMTPFYDRLPGVVGIGVERRADLIGATLAGAVTAGVALHATATGIYQIRHRRKAEAGSAATAAPATKEESTHG